From one Deltaproteobacteria bacterium genomic stretch:
- a CDS encoding glycosyltransferase family 4 protein — translation MRILHIDTELTWRGGENQLRLLLNGLKGTDLENHVALRPGSLAIERLRGLAQQIVLPMRGGFDLFAARQLANYCKSKKIDIIDAHTSNGHAMGLLLRHFCPGTRLVVHRRVDYAPHRGLLNRRKYLSPKVDRYVAISHAIANVLTQYGVPAARLEVVRSAIDPAIYEHIDAVQARRELTQSFGLDFGTMLIGNASALTDQKGYEVLLDAAAILKRQGENFHVFIAGDGPLMSDLECQRQTLGLAHHVTFLGFIKEVPTFLRALDILAVPSHFEGLGTILLDGLAAGLAVAATAVGGIPEVIMPEVTGLLSADGDADGLALNLTRLLHEHDLRKRLNAAGRAHIDAEFSVGAMIAGNLDVYQKLLRS, via the coding sequence ATGCGTATCCTCCATATCGATACCGAGCTTACTTGGCGCGGCGGTGAAAACCAACTGCGACTCTTGCTCAACGGGCTAAAAGGCACCGATCTCGAGAACCATGTGGCTTTGCGCCCTGGCAGCCTCGCCATAGAGCGCCTGCGGGGGCTAGCCCAGCAGATCGTGCTGCCAATGCGCGGTGGCTTTGATCTATTCGCCGCCAGACAGCTAGCCAACTACTGTAAGTCTAAGAAAATCGATATCATCGATGCCCATACATCTAACGGGCACGCCATGGGTTTGCTGCTGCGGCACTTTTGCCCAGGGACGCGTCTGGTTGTCCATCGGCGCGTCGACTATGCGCCGCACCGTGGCCTGCTCAATCGGCGTAAGTATCTGTCTCCTAAGGTGGATCGCTATGTGGCGATCTCTCATGCCATAGCCAACGTGCTCACCCAATACGGAGTGCCCGCGGCCCGTCTGGAAGTTGTGCGCAGCGCCATAGACCCGGCAATTTACGAACATATAGACGCGGTCCAGGCGCGGCGTGAGCTAACACAGAGCTTCGGTCTCGACTTTGGTACCATGCTGATTGGCAACGCCTCAGCGCTCACCGATCAAAAAGGTTACGAGGTCTTACTCGATGCTGCGGCGATCCTGAAGCGGCAGGGCGAAAATTTTCATGTTTTCATCGCGGGCGATGGCCCCCTTATGAGCGACTTGGAGTGCCAAAGGCAGACCCTAGGACTGGCGCATCACGTCACTTTCCTCGGCTTTATTAAGGAAGTTCCGACTTTCCTCCGGGCCTTGGACATTCTGGCGGTGCCTTCTCACTTTGAGGGACTGGGCACGATCCTGCTCGATGGATTGGCAGCTGGTTTAGCCGTCGCCGCTACGGCGGTCGGTGGCATCCCCGAGGTGATCATGCCGGAGGTGACGGGCCTACTCAGCGCCGATGGCGATGCCGATGGACTTGCCCTAAATTTGACGCGGCTCCTGCACGAACACGATTTAAGGAAGCGTCTTAATGCGGCTGGGCGTGCTCACATCGACGCGGAATTTTCTGTCGGTGCGATGATTGCCGGCAACCTCGATGTTTATCAAAAACTTCTGAGATCTTAG
- the hemL gene encoding glutamate-1-semialdehyde-2,1-aminomutase, translating into MYCEKSRQAMRAARGVIPGGVNSPVRAFGSVGGDALFIDRAQGAYIYDIDGNKYIDYVGSWGPAIAGHAHPEVVETLSQVMRRGLSFGAPTEGETKLATTIRDIYPSMERVRLVSSGTEACMAALRVARAFTRRDKILKFTGCYHGHADMLLVKAGSGALTLGLPDSPGVTAAATQNTLVATYNDLDEVKSVFAANRGEIAVVILEPIVGNAGFIRPEPGFLEGLRELCTAAGTLLLFDEVMTGCRVSIGGMQGLTNIVPDLTTLGKVIGGGLPLAAYGGRASIMAMVAPEGPVYQAGTLSGNPLAVASGLKTLEIIRRPGAFSALATRTAKLVSGLKATMGRRGVPFTADSEGGMFGFFFHPGPVTSLEQAKEGDTIRFKKFFHAMLQRGIYFAPSAFEAGFVSMAHSDADITRTIECAEEAIKEC; encoded by the coding sequence ATGTACTGCGAAAAATCCCGGCAGGCCATGCGCGCTGCTCGTGGTGTGATTCCTGGTGGTGTCAACTCACCCGTGAGGGCGTTTGGATCCGTCGGCGGTGATGCCCTGTTCATTGACCGCGCCCAGGGCGCTTACATTTATGATATCGATGGCAACAAATACATTGACTACGTCGGCAGCTGGGGACCGGCTATAGCCGGTCATGCGCATCCCGAGGTGGTTGAGACTTTAAGCCAGGTCATGCGACGCGGACTTAGTTTTGGTGCGCCGACGGAGGGCGAGACTAAGCTGGCCACGACGATTCGTGACATCTATCCCTCGATGGAGCGGGTACGTTTGGTCTCCAGCGGCACTGAGGCCTGCATGGCAGCGCTGCGGGTGGCACGGGCTTTCACACGGCGCGATAAGATTCTCAAGTTTACAGGGTGTTATCATGGCCATGCCGACATGCTCCTCGTGAAAGCCGGATCCGGCGCCCTGACTCTAGGACTGCCTGATAGCCCCGGAGTTACCGCGGCTGCGACACAAAATACCCTAGTAGCGACTTATAACGACCTGGACGAAGTTAAGTCAGTGTTCGCTGCGAACCGGGGCGAAATCGCTGTCGTCATTCTGGAACCAATCGTTGGCAACGCTGGCTTCATCAGGCCGGAGCCAGGATTCCTGGAAGGTCTACGCGAGCTTTGCACCGCGGCAGGTACACTGTTGCTCTTTGACGAGGTGATGACAGGTTGCCGCGTGTCTATAGGCGGGATGCAAGGTCTCACCAACATCGTCCCTGACCTGACGACGCTTGGTAAGGTGATCGGCGGTGGGCTACCTCTAGCCGCCTATGGTGGCCGCGCATCGATTATGGCTATGGTGGCACCTGAGGGGCCCGTTTACCAAGCAGGAACGCTGTCGGGTAATCCTCTAGCCGTAGCCAGCGGCCTAAAGACTCTCGAGATTATTAGACGGCCAGGAGCCTTTTCCGCCCTGGCGACCCGTACGGCCAAGCTAGTGTCAGGACTCAAAGCCACCATGGGTCGTCGCGGCGTGCCGTTCACGGCCGATAGTGAGGGTGGGATGTTTGGCTTCTTCTTCCATCCTGGACCGGTCACGTCACTGGAGCAGGCCAAGGAAGGTGATACCATTCGTTTTAAGAAATTCTTCCACGCCATGCTACAGCGCGGGATTTATTTTGCGCCTTCAGCCTTTGAGGCAGGTTTTGTCTCGATGGCCCATAGTGATGCCGACATCACTCGTACGATCGAATGCGCTGAGGAAGCGATCAAGGAGTGTTAA
- a CDS encoding beta-mannosidase yields MLLPWDCDRLTKFMFACLLLVLGIMDLPAAYAGPNSGDREFVQVQGRHFVIGARRYAYLGTNLWYAANLGAEGNTAGRARLVRELDRLAKLGVRNLRIMAGTEGPDDAPWRMSPSLQPRPGEYNQAVLSGLDFALVEMAKRSMRAVLCLGNYWHWSGGFAQYLQWAGVGPIPYPPPAEGGDWNTYKGYVEQFFTNAAAKAAFARHIEFMVRRVNSISQVAYTDDPTIMSWELANEPDAYDNKRAFVDWVADSARLIKSLDSHHLVISGSEGETMQDVNELSDIDYGTTHIWVQNAGWYNPADPRTYREAVKKAIASLAKSRAVMSKVGKPLVLAEFGIARDLGRYEAEAPATHRLHFFNKLLGRVYSAAKVSDELAGANFWAWGGEGRPRQPGSSWSLGDDFTGDPPHEPQGWYSIYDRDIDMALLLKRYAGLFRTIH; encoded by the coding sequence ATGCTCCTGCCCTGGGACTGTGATCGCCTTACGAAGTTCATGTTTGCATGTTTGCTACTGGTTCTTGGCATCATGGATTTACCTGCAGCTTATGCAGGTCCTAATAGTGGCGATCGCGAGTTTGTCCAAGTCCAGGGCCGGCATTTTGTGATTGGCGCTAGACGTTACGCCTACCTCGGGACCAACCTCTGGTATGCCGCGAATCTCGGGGCAGAGGGTAATACTGCAGGACGCGCAAGACTCGTGCGCGAGCTCGATCGGCTGGCAAAACTGGGCGTTCGCAACTTGCGAATCATGGCCGGCACCGAGGGGCCAGACGATGCACCGTGGCGCATGTCCCCGTCGCTGCAACCCAGACCCGGAGAGTATAATCAAGCCGTACTCAGTGGTCTTGATTTTGCTCTGGTGGAAATGGCTAAACGTTCGATGCGGGCTGTCCTCTGTCTCGGTAACTATTGGCACTGGTCGGGTGGCTTTGCGCAATATTTGCAATGGGCTGGTGTAGGCCCCATACCCTATCCACCTCCGGCTGAGGGCGGCGATTGGAATACCTACAAAGGTTACGTCGAGCAGTTTTTTACTAACGCCGCGGCCAAAGCTGCGTTCGCGCGCCATATCGAATTCATGGTAAGGCGCGTCAACAGTATCTCGCAAGTCGCCTACACAGATGACCCAACTATCATGTCGTGGGAACTCGCTAACGAACCAGATGCCTACGACAATAAGCGCGCCTTCGTCGACTGGGTAGCTGACAGCGCTAGGCTCATTAAATCGCTCGACTCCCATCACCTGGTCATCTCGGGGAGCGAGGGCGAAACGATGCAGGACGTGAACGAGCTATCTGATATCGATTATGGTACGACTCATATCTGGGTTCAAAATGCTGGTTGGTATAATCCGGCTGACCCCAGGACTTATCGAGAAGCTGTCAAAAAAGCGATCGCAAGCCTCGCCAAATCACGCGCCGTTATGTCCAAAGTTGGTAAACCGCTGGTGCTTGCTGAATTTGGTATCGCTCGTGATCTAGGTCGTTATGAAGCAGAAGCCCCTGCGACGCATCGTTTGCATTTTTTCAACAAGCTACTTGGACGCGTCTATTCAGCGGCTAAAGTTAGCGACGAACTGGCCGGGGCCAACTTCTGGGCCTGGGGTGGCGAGGGACGTCCACGCCAACCCGGATCCTCATGGTCACTGGGCGATGACTTTACTGGTGATCCACCCCACGAACCTCAGGGCTGGTACTCTATCTATGACCGAGACATCGATATGGCTTTACTGTTAAAGCGTTATGCTGGCCTCTTTCGCACCATTCACTGA
- a CDS encoding chromate transporter — protein MTRATHTEWIWLNFKIGTFSIGVASRLQLFEEAIVRKHKWLSADEFQELLTLAQMLPGPNLVNFAMCAGSLLVGRLAAILAVVALILPGAILAIAVYSIAPLHDLRVKIWFQGMAIGAFLLTARFIWQLAIGLRLTLNDQGKPATGASRKWWGRALIAASVTVASFYGLPVVIVVLVAAAVCLLWEFSW, from the coding sequence ATGACGCGGGCAACGCATACTGAGTGGATTTGGCTCAATTTCAAGATTGGCACCTTCAGTATTGGTGTCGCTTCGCGTCTACAACTTTTTGAGGAAGCGATCGTCCGTAAACACAAGTGGTTAAGCGCAGATGAGTTTCAAGAATTACTTACACTAGCGCAGATGCTGCCTGGACCAAACCTGGTCAATTTCGCCATGTGCGCTGGATCGCTTTTGGTGGGAAGATTGGCGGCTATACTAGCCGTAGTGGCACTGATACTACCCGGCGCCATCTTAGCTATAGCTGTATATAGCATCGCGCCCCTTCATGATCTTCGTGTCAAAATCTGGTTCCAAGGAATGGCGATCGGTGCGTTCTTGTTAACGGCACGCTTCATCTGGCAGCTTGCTATTGGCCTGCGCTTGACCTTGAACGACCAAGGCAAGCCGGCCACTGGAGCTAGTCGTAAGTGGTGGGGCCGCGCCTTAATTGCTGCTAGTGTCACGGTTGCCAGCTTTTATGGGCTACCCGTGGTCATCGTGGTACTTGTCGCCGCGGCCGTCTGCCTCTTATGGGAGTTTAGCTGGTGA
- a CDS encoding chromate transporter, protein MVIYWQLFFLFASASLLAFGGAIGMLPSISDAVVNTFHWLDTESVMRSYVLGQFMPGPNMVMATLVGYQVAGFKGATASTIGMYLAPIALTSVVTQIYYRHRSKSYVRRIEIALRPLALGLVLAATLRFLSDEMKQHVFIGASIGLPVVWLHWRGHVNTVVGVLMMGAGWYVAYLLELLS, encoded by the coding sequence CTGGTGATTTATTGGCAGCTATTTTTCCTCTTCGCCAGTGCCAGCCTTCTGGCGTTCGGCGGTGCCATAGGCATGCTTCCTTCGATCAGCGATGCCGTTGTAAACACTTTTCACTGGCTTGATACCGAATCCGTCATGCGCTCTTATGTACTAGGTCAGTTTATGCCTGGACCGAATATGGTTATGGCTACTCTCGTTGGTTATCAGGTTGCTGGATTTAAGGGGGCAACGGCTAGCACGATCGGCATGTATCTCGCTCCCATAGCGCTCACGAGTGTGGTTACGCAAATTTATTACCGCCACCGAAGTAAATCATACGTGCGCCGCATCGAGATCGCATTGCGCCCGCTTGCCCTGGGCTTGGTCTTGGCCGCAACACTGCGGTTTCTCAGCGACGAGATGAAACAGCATGTATTCATCGGTGCGAGCATCGGGTTACCAGTGGTATGGCTGCACTGGCGCGGGCACGTCAATACCGTGGTAGGTGTGCTCATGATGGGTGCTGGATGGTACGTGGCCTACCTACTAGAGCTGCTAAGCTAA
- a CDS encoding histidinol phosphate phosphatase — MSPEQAPVATTKRLEFAIAAAKAAGAITLRYFQDGALRVETKLDRSVVTEADRLAERQLRNAIAQDFPDDAIVGEEYGAKAGESGWTWYLDPIDGTQAFVRGVPLFGTLIGAEYRGESKVGVIFLPALGEIVYAARGQGCFWERGMHWDGLCGFSQVARTKAEVSAISDLKSALFCTTWMQSFVATNRVDVFSRLCEATGVFRGWGDCYGYALVATGRAEIMVDPQLSVWDAAPMQVILEEAGGLYTTFEGKPDIHGGSGVATNGRLHKSALAVIKGS, encoded by the coding sequence ATGTCCCCCGAACAAGCCCCAGTAGCAACCACCAAGCGCCTTGAATTTGCCATAGCTGCCGCCAAAGCAGCCGGTGCTATCACTTTACGTTATTTCCAGGACGGAGCTCTGCGGGTTGAAACTAAATTAGATAGATCGGTCGTAACTGAGGCGGATCGACTCGCAGAGCGACAACTACGAAATGCTATCGCGCAGGATTTTCCCGACGACGCCATCGTTGGTGAGGAGTATGGAGCGAAGGCAGGCGAGAGTGGTTGGACTTGGTATCTCGACCCCATTGATGGCACGCAAGCTTTCGTGCGTGGGGTACCGCTTTTTGGCACATTAATCGGTGCCGAATACCGCGGTGAGTCTAAAGTCGGAGTCATCTTCTTGCCCGCCTTAGGAGAGATCGTCTACGCGGCGCGCGGACAGGGGTGTTTTTGGGAGCGTGGTATGCACTGGGATGGCCTCTGTGGTTTTTCGCAGGTAGCGAGGACTAAGGCAGAAGTATCAGCAATCAGTGATCTGAAATCAGCACTCTTTTGCACTACTTGGATGCAAAGTTTTGTGGCGACCAACCGGGTCGATGTGTTCTCGCGGCTGTGTGAGGCGACGGGAGTATTTAGAGGCTGGGGCGACTGCTACGGCTACGCCTTGGTAGCAACCGGTCGAGCCGAGATTATGGTCGATCCCCAACTCAGTGTCTGGGACGCAGCACCCATGCAGGTTATTCTCGAGGAGGCCGGCGGTCTTTATACCACGTTTGAAGGTAAGCCAGATATCCACGGTGGCAGCGGTGTCGCCACCAATGGACGTCTTCATAAATCTGCACTTGCGGTGATCAAAGGATCCTGA
- a CDS encoding MFS transporter, with the protein MQDEAPAPSKMASLVVVYVTVFVDLLGFGMILPLLPFYAMHFGASGLWIGILATAYSAAQFAGAPVVGWLSDRFGRRPVLLAALAGSAVSLALAGFATSLTMLIVARALAGLFGGSIAAAQAYVADVTAPGERSRYMGMLGASIGMGFVFGPALGAGLSVFGFGTAALAASGIAFANLIGAYFLLVESRHGGSTTSRRASLWVGIIQSIKAGHLRLLLIGSFLITFAFVGMETTYALLSAKRFDLSAQGLGYVFTYIGVVIVVVQGGLIGRMVKRLGEQRVAMLGAVIMMMGLTLIPLAPSLAWSVAALSLLAAGQAFTSPTIATMLSKCAGVDEQGEVLGLSQSLAAAARGLMPVIAGGLFDLGAALPYILSATVSLIAAILIGLVPVDEGSTKWRGAKHYGN; encoded by the coding sequence ATGCAGGACGAGGCGCCAGCGCCATCAAAAATGGCCTCTCTAGTCGTTGTCTATGTCACAGTGTTTGTCGATTTGCTGGGATTTGGCATGATTCTGCCACTGCTGCCATTCTACGCTATGCACTTTGGTGCATCCGGACTTTGGATCGGCATATTGGCTACCGCTTATTCTGCCGCGCAATTTGCCGGCGCGCCGGTGGTTGGTTGGCTTTCCGACCGTTTTGGCCGCCGGCCGGTTCTCCTGGCTGCCCTGGCGGGCTCAGCGGTATCATTGGCCCTGGCCGGATTTGCCACAAGCCTCACCATGCTGATCGTGGCCCGAGCCCTTGCCGGCCTTTTTGGCGGCAGTATCGCTGCGGCACAAGCCTATGTAGCTGATGTGACCGCGCCGGGGGAGCGTTCGCGGTATATGGGTATGCTCGGTGCTAGCATCGGTATGGGTTTCGTATTCGGACCAGCTCTTGGGGCTGGGCTTTCGGTATTTGGCTTTGGCACGGCTGCGCTGGCGGCATCGGGGATCGCCTTTGCCAATCTGATCGGAGCCTACTTTTTGTTGGTAGAGTCGCGACACGGCGGTTCCACCACGAGCCGTCGTGCGAGCCTGTGGGTCGGCATCATACAGTCGATAAAGGCGGGACACTTACGACTTTTACTGATCGGCTCTTTCTTAATCACGTTTGCCTTCGTCGGTATGGAGACCACCTATGCGCTGCTTAGCGCTAAAAGATTTGACCTGTCGGCTCAAGGTTTGGGTTATGTGTTTACCTATATCGGAGTGGTCATTGTCGTGGTGCAAGGTGGTCTCATTGGACGGATGGTGAAGCGCCTTGGTGAGCAGCGCGTAGCCATGCTTGGAGCCGTAATTATGATGATGGGGCTGACCCTGATTCCCCTAGCGCCGTCGCTGGCATGGTCTGTTGCTGCCTTGAGTCTACTTGCGGCAGGGCAAGCCTTTACTTCGCCCACGATAGCGACCATGCTATCAAAATGTGCAGGCGTGGATGAGCAAGGTGAAGTATTGGGTCTGAGTCAGTCTTTAGCGGCGGCGGCTCGTGGCCTGATGCCCGTGATAGCTGGCGGGCTTTTCGACTTAGGGGCTGCCCTGCCGTACATACTTAGTGCAACGGTATCGCTGATTGCAGCAATTTTAATCGGATTGGTGCCGGTAGATGAAGGATCCACCAAATGGCGTGGTGCTAAACATTACGGTAACTGA
- a CDS encoding methylmalonyl-CoA mutase yields the protein MGTYSPRHKVRFVTATALFDGHDASINIMRRLLQARGAEVVHLGHNRSAMEIVQAALQEDAQAIALSSYQGGHMELFKYIRDLLNQNGASDVLIFGGGGGVIVPREIAELEAYGVTKIYSPEDGQRAGLDGIIGHMLMEADFAYTDWGQRRDHQTTKLARALTLLESGKHSATELVASIADPRKRFEQVPVVGITGTGGAGKSSLTDELIMRFLWDFPEIRIGLLCIDPSKKKTGGALLGDRIRINSAADPRVFIRSLATRDAGRELAKSTADAIKVMRSQDFDFLIVETSGIGQGDTGIVDVADISMYVMTCEYGAQTQLEKIDMLDFADLIAVNKFERRQAPDALRDVRTQLRRTRFQGQRVSDENYPVYGTIASRFSDDGVNGLYQALAGKINGKINGRRYDVATKRSYAVVSSNRDALIPDDRIHYLAEIAHAVRRYHAASAEQVKAAQTAEALEIAAQHFRDKGKHEEAQTSETAAAAAWRDVDPRWQEQLGRWQEIRTSYLADEFTYQVRGKDIKVQPTFVSLAQQKLPKIALPAATSKAETLRFLLKENLPGEFPYTAGVFPFRREQEEPKRQFAGEGGPSRTNTRFHYLSKNDPAKRLSTAFDSVTLYGSEPDRRPDIYGKIGESGVSIATLDDMKQLYSGFDLCAASTSVSMTINGPAPIILAMYLNTAIDQQVDKFCGDKGRAPTPEEHQRIYDQTLQVVRGTVQADILKEDQAQNTCIFSTECALKLMGDVQQYFIDKKVRNYYSVSISGYHIAEAGANPITQLAFTLANGFTYVEYYLARGMNIDDFAPNLSFFFSNGLDPEYAVMGRVARRIWAIAMRDIYQGDERSQKLKYHIQTSGRSLHAQEMDFNDIRTTLQALLALYDNCNSLHTNAYDEAVTTPTEESVRRAMAIQMIINKEFGPNFCQNINQGSYFLDYLTDLVEEAVLREFEALSRRGGVLGSMETQYQRTKIQEESLYYEHLKHTGELPIIGVNTYLNPKVLSGEYVRPEIPLIRASYEEKDDQLTRLAAFKDRHTKTREEALRRLSQVVMQGGNIFAELMHTVRHASLGDIVNTLYRVGGQYRRSM from the coding sequence ATGGGCACCTACAGCCCACGCCACAAAGTGCGTTTTGTCACCGCTACCGCGTTATTTGACGGTCATGACGCCAGCATCAATATCATGCGGCGCTTGCTCCAGGCTCGAGGCGCCGAGGTTGTGCACTTAGGTCACAATCGTAGCGCCATGGAGATCGTGCAAGCTGCCTTGCAGGAAGATGCTCAAGCCATCGCGCTCTCGTCCTATCAGGGCGGGCATATGGAGCTCTTTAAATACATCCGGGACCTCCTCAATCAAAACGGTGCCAGTGACGTCCTCATTTTCGGCGGTGGTGGTGGTGTCATCGTCCCGCGTGAAATCGCTGAGCTCGAGGCCTACGGCGTTACAAAAATCTATAGCCCCGAGGACGGCCAGCGTGCTGGTCTCGACGGTATCATCGGCCACATGTTGATGGAGGCAGATTTTGCCTACACGGATTGGGGTCAGCGGCGCGACCATCAGACGACCAAGCTGGCCAGAGCACTCACCTTACTCGAAAGCGGCAAGCACAGTGCAACAGAACTAGTCGCCTCGATCGCTGACCCACGCAAGCGCTTTGAGCAAGTGCCCGTGGTCGGGATCACCGGTACAGGTGGGGCTGGCAAGAGCTCGCTTACTGATGAGTTGATCATGCGTTTTCTTTGGGATTTCCCCGAGATTCGCATCGGTCTCCTGTGTATCGACCCATCGAAAAAGAAAACCGGTGGCGCCCTACTCGGTGACCGCATCCGCATCAACTCCGCTGCCGATCCGCGCGTTTTTATTCGGTCGCTAGCCACCAGAGATGCCGGACGCGAGTTAGCGAAGAGTACGGCAGACGCCATTAAGGTCATGCGCAGCCAAGACTTCGACTTTCTCATCGTCGAGACCAGTGGTATCGGCCAAGGTGACACGGGAATTGTCGATGTCGCTGATATCTCTATGTATGTGATGACTTGTGAGTACGGCGCTCAGACTCAGCTCGAAAAGATCGACATGCTTGATTTTGCCGATCTCATTGCGGTGAATAAGTTCGAGCGCCGGCAGGCTCCCGATGCCCTGCGCGATGTCCGCACCCAGCTCCGGCGGACGCGGTTTCAGGGACAACGCGTAAGTGACGAAAACTACCCAGTCTACGGCACCATAGCCAGCCGCTTCAGCGATGACGGCGTTAATGGCCTTTATCAAGCGCTGGCCGGTAAAATTAACGGTAAAATCAATGGCCGTCGGTACGACGTTGCGACCAAACGGAGCTACGCCGTGGTCTCGAGTAACCGCGATGCGCTGATTCCTGATGACAGAATCCATTATTTGGCAGAAATTGCTCACGCTGTCCGGCGCTACCATGCGGCTAGCGCCGAGCAAGTTAAGGCGGCACAAACGGCCGAGGCCCTTGAGATCGCCGCCCAACACTTCCGTGATAAAGGTAAGCATGAGGAAGCTCAAACCAGCGAAACTGCCGCGGCCGCCGCTTGGCGGGATGTTGATCCGCGTTGGCAAGAGCAGCTGGGGCGGTGGCAAGAGATCCGCACGTCCTATCTCGCGGACGAGTTCACCTATCAAGTCCGCGGCAAAGATATCAAGGTCCAACCGACCTTTGTGTCTCTCGCCCAACAGAAGCTTCCCAAAATCGCGCTACCGGCTGCCACGAGTAAGGCGGAAACGCTCCGCTTTCTTCTGAAAGAAAACTTGCCGGGTGAGTTCCCCTATACGGCTGGAGTTTTTCCCTTCCGTCGCGAGCAAGAGGAACCCAAACGCCAGTTTGCTGGCGAGGGTGGACCGTCGCGGACGAATACACGCTTTCACTACCTGAGTAAGAACGATCCCGCCAAAAGGCTCAGCACCGCTTTTGATAGCGTCACGCTTTACGGATCAGAGCCTGATCGTCGCCCTGATATCTATGGCAAGATCGGTGAATCCGGTGTCTCCATCGCCACACTTGATGACATGAAGCAGCTCTACAGCGGATTTGATCTTTGTGCCGCGTCTACTAGCGTCAGCATGACGATCAATGGACCTGCACCCATCATTCTCGCCATGTACCTAAACACAGCTATCGACCAGCAAGTCGATAAATTCTGCGGCGATAAAGGTAGAGCTCCAACTCCTGAGGAGCATCAGCGGATCTACGACCAAACGCTGCAAGTGGTCCGCGGTACGGTACAAGCCGACATCCTTAAGGAAGATCAGGCGCAGAACACCTGCATATTCTCGACGGAATGCGCCCTTAAACTCATGGGCGACGTGCAGCAGTACTTCATCGACAAAAAGGTACGCAACTACTACAGCGTATCGATTTCGGGTTACCACATTGCCGAGGCTGGAGCTAATCCCATCACGCAGCTAGCGTTCACCCTGGCTAATGGTTTTACCTACGTCGAGTACTACTTGGCGCGCGGTATGAACATCGATGATTTTGCGCCCAATCTCTCCTTCTTTTTTTCGAACGGGCTCGACCCCGAGTACGCCGTAATGGGCCGCGTCGCACGCCGCATTTGGGCTATCGCCATGCGCGACATATACCAAGGTGACGAACGGTCGCAGAAGCTCAAGTATCACATCCAGACATCTGGACGGTCGCTCCATGCGCAGGAGATGGACTTTAACGACATCCGCACTACGCTCCAGGCCCTGCTAGCTCTCTACGATAACTGTAATTCGCTCCACACCAACGCCTACGATGAGGCCGTAACCACGCCAACTGAGGAAAGCGTGCGGCGCGCCATGGCGATTCAGATGATCATCAACAAAGAGTTTGGCCCTAACTTCTGCCAGAACATCAACCAGGGATCCTACTTCCTTGATTACCTGACAGATCTGGTCGAGGAAGCCGTCCTGCGGGAATTCGAGGCGCTATCGCGACGTGGCGGCGTCCTTGGTTCGATGGAGACGCAGTATCAACGCACCAAGATTCAGGAGGAGAGCCTCTACTACGAGCACCTGAAACACACGGGCGAACTACCAATCATCGGCGTCAACACCTACCTAAATCCCAAAGTATTAAGTGGTGAATACGTGCGCCCCGAAATTCCGCTGATCCGCGCGTCTTATGAAGAGAAGGACGATCAGCTGACACGTCTGGCCGCCTTCAAGGACCGTCACACCAAGACGCGCGAGGAAGCTTTACGCCGTCTTAGCCAAGTCGTCATGCAAGGCGGCAACATCTTTGCTGAGTTGATGCACACGGTGCGTCACGCTAGCCTAGGCGACATCGTTAATACGCTCTACCGCGTGGGTGGGCAGTATCGTCGATCGATGTGA